From the Ruminiclostridium josui JCM 17888 genome, one window contains:
- a CDS encoding toll/interleukin-1 receptor domain-containing protein, translating to MSRCTAPVNGHRTASGRANCPVCGGGGRYGGYNPYPSYSGPYSSSSPYSSSSNISTSRSSYGGQTKTKARWSSVGSTILYTPAEIRTLTPVRENVEKRSKLPDLRDVFLCHAWDDRKGAAKELHDLLESKGVTIWFSEKDVPLGSSLLREIDKGLAKSRVGIVLVTPSFLKRIEGEGIADKELSALLARDLLIPIVHNTTFENLREVSPLLGSRSGLSTIEESMVDVAAKIAELVTT from the coding sequence ATGTCAAGATGTACAGCACCAGTTAACGGTCATCGCACAGCAAGTGGAAGGGCAAACTGCCCAGTATGTGGAGGGGGAGGTCGTTATGGAGGTTACAACCCTTATCCATCATATTCTGGACCGTATTCTTCATCATCACCGTATTCTTCATCATCAAACATTTCTACAAGTCGTAGTAGTTATGGCGGACAAACTAAGACTAAAGCACGTTGGTCTTCAGTTGGTTCTACTATTTTATATACTCCTGCGGAAATTCGAACACTTACCCCTGTGCGTGAAAATGTTGAGAAGCGTTCGAAATTACCAGATTTACGAGATGTTTTTCTTTGTCACGCTTGGGATGACCGTAAAGGCGCAGCTAAAGAATTACACGATTTACTTGAATCAAAAGGTGTAACTATTTGGTTTAGTGAAAAGGATGTTCCTTTAGGTTCATCTTTACTTCGTGAAATTGATAAAGGGTTGGCAAAATCTCGTGTCGGTATTGTATTGGTTACACCTTCGTTTCTTAAACGTATTGAGGGAGAAGGAATAGCAGATAAAGAACTTTCAGCTTTGCTAGCTCGTGATTTGCTTATCCCTATTGTACATAATACGACTTTTGAGAATTTACGTGAAGTTAGTCCGTTACTTGGCTCGCGAAGTGGCTTAAGTACTATTGAAGAATCAATGGTAGATGTTGCGGCTAAAATAGCGGAATTGGTTACTACATAA
- a CDS encoding DNA adenine methylase: MNSFIGWIGGKKLLRKEIVKRFPDNFDRYIEVFGGAAWVLFYSDKHAEMEVYNDYNSDLVNLYRCIKYHCQELQRELSCMLNSRELFEDFKAQYNIRGMTDIQRAARFFMLIKTSYGCNVSSYGCIKRDTSTSVEYLNRIQERLSRVVVENKDFESLIKVYDKPSALFYLDPPYYGTEKYYQAQFAQEDHERLCKVLKNLKGKFILSYNDCGFVRELYKDFIIEGVERNHNLTSRYSDGDRRYGEVIIRNY, translated from the coding sequence ATGAATAGTTTTATTGGATGGATAGGCGGTAAGAAACTTTTAAGGAAGGAGATTGTAAAACGGTTTCCGGATAATTTTGATAGGTATATAGAGGTGTTCGGAGGAGCTGCCTGGGTGTTATTCTACAGCGACAAGCATGCTGAAATGGAAGTATATAATGACTACAACAGTGACCTGGTTAATTTATATCGGTGTATTAAATACCACTGTCAGGAGCTGCAGCGGGAGCTTTCCTGTATGCTTAATTCCAGGGAGCTCTTTGAGGATTTCAAGGCCCAGTATAATATCAGAGGCATGACGGATATACAAAGGGCAGCAAGATTTTTTATGCTTATAAAAACGAGCTATGGTTGTAACGTGAGCTCCTATGGATGTATAAAAAGAGATACTTCAACGTCTGTAGAGTATTTAAACCGGATTCAGGAACGACTGTCTAGGGTAGTTGTCGAAAACAAGGACTTCGAATCATTGATAAAGGTTTATGATAAGCCTTCAGCTCTTTTTTACTTGGACCCGCCTTACTACGGCACCGAAAAGTATTATCAGGCACAGTTTGCCCAGGAGGATCATGAGCGACTCTGTAAAGTACTTAAGAACCTGAAAGGCAAGTTCATATTATCATATAATGATTGTGGATTTGTCCGGGAGCTATACAAGGACTTTATAATAGAAGGTGTTGAAAGGAACCACAACCTTACTTCAAGGTATTCAGATGGAGATAGGCGGTATGGGGAAGTTATAATTAGGAATTATTAA
- a CDS encoding peptidoglycan-binding protein, translated as MPQVKFKYLDETSVYPKLIVAVNTLCVAKGRDCLCTSGFRSVEKQKIIARQVLADNPGSKQRADGSVYSKNGECLAAAYGKSNHCYCIAMDIGDSWFKSLGNDELKKYGLVKPMSYEPWHVQLIEHNGISLSQKEAIRNSVLRGVNIGMNIKTFQSMTGLKADGIAGPITKAKAMEVLMCCQDILGNNFNTAEEVIKATQTKPEEWTPKLKSEKYFAAFVMNIVKRLGGMA; from the coding sequence ATGCCCCAAGTAAAATTTAAGTATCTTGATGAAACCTCGGTTTATCCAAAATTAATTGTAGCAGTCAACACGCTGTGTGTAGCAAAAGGCAGGGATTGTCTCTGTACATCAGGATTCAGGAGTGTGGAGAAGCAAAAGATTATAGCAAGGCAGGTACTTGCTGACAATCCAGGGAGCAAACAGCGGGCTGACGGCTCTGTGTACAGTAAAAACGGAGAGTGCCTTGCTGCAGCTTATGGTAAAAGTAATCATTGTTACTGCATTGCAATGGATATAGGAGACAGCTGGTTCAAGTCACTTGGAAACGATGAACTGAAGAAATATGGACTTGTTAAGCCGATGAGCTATGAGCCATGGCATGTGCAGTTGATTGAACATAACGGTATAAGTCTGTCCCAAAAGGAAGCAATCAGAAACAGTGTATTGAGAGGAGTGAATATAGGAATGAATATAAAAACATTTCAGAGCATGACAGGACTAAAAGCAGACGGCATTGCTGGCCCTATAACAAAGGCAAAAGCAATGGAAGTATTGATGTGTTGTCAGGATATCTTGGGAAACAATTTTAATACTGCTGAAGAAGTTATAAAGGCTACCCAAACTAAGCCTGAAGAGTGGACACCAAAACTTAAATCAGAGAAGTACTTTGCGGCCTTTGTGATGAACATAGTAAAAAGATTGGGAGGGATGGCATAA